A window of Candidatus Omnitrophota bacterium contains these coding sequences:
- a CDS encoding type II toxin-antitoxin system HicB family antitoxin, translating into MKLLAVIEQDDTGYYFAEVPALPGCVSQGKTIAEAKVNIKEAISGWLAVMNDKTRHRHVRKVEVLV; encoded by the coding sequence ATGAAACTGTTAGCTGTTATTGAACAAGACGATACAGGTTATTATTTCGCTGAAGTGCCTGCTTTGCCTGGATGCGTTTCTCAAGGCAAAACGATCGCTGAAGCAAAAGTAAACATCAAAGAAGCCATTTCCGGTTGGTTGGCTGTGATGAACGACAAGACGAGACACCGCCATGTCAGAAAAGTTGAGGTCTTGGTGTGA
- a CDS encoding type II toxin-antitoxin system HicA family toxin, with the protein MSHRLRLCSGAEVVKKLKRAGWTVDRQAGSHVMLVKPDYPYTLSVPQHKELGIGLLKSLIRQANLNVEEFNDL; encoded by the coding sequence GTGAGTCATCGCCTGCGGTTATGTTCAGGCGCCGAAGTAGTAAAGAAGCTTAAGCGGGCCGGCTGGACAGTTGATCGCCAGGCCGGTTCGCACGTGATGCTGGTCAAGCCGGATTATCCCTACACGTTGTCCGTTCCCCAACACAAAGAACTTGGTATTGGATTATTAAAAAGTCTTATTCGACAAGCGAATTTGAATGTCGAGGAATTTAACGATTTGTAG
- a CDS encoding succinate dehydrogenase/fumarate reductase iron-sulfur subunit → MNKIINLTLKVWRQKNAQSQGRFETYKAEGIDTAMSFLEMLDVVNERLTKEGREPIAFDHDCREGICGACGAVINGRPHGPLKGTTLCQLHMRHFKDGQTLVIEPWRAGGFPVLKDLAVDRSAFDRVMQAGGFISVKTGQACDTNAVAVPKDKADTAMDTAECIGCGACVAACPNASAMLFVAAKVVHLNILPQGEVEKDRRALNMVKQMDAEGFGNCSNAYQCEAACPKEISVEHIARLNKYHRQATRQD, encoded by the coding sequence ATGAATAAAATAATCAATCTCACATTAAAGGTCTGGCGGCAGAAGAACGCGCAGTCCCAGGGCCGTTTTGAGACCTATAAGGCCGAGGGCATTGACACGGCCATGTCTTTTTTGGAAATGTTGGACGTGGTCAATGAGCGTTTGACCAAGGAAGGCCGGGAACCCATTGCCTTTGACCATGACTGCCGCGAGGGTATCTGCGGTGCTTGCGGGGCCGTGATCAACGGCCGTCCTCATGGGCCGTTAAAAGGTACGACTTTATGCCAATTGCATATGCGTCATTTTAAAGATGGGCAGACCCTGGTCATCGAGCCGTGGCGTGCCGGCGGCTTTCCCGTTCTCAAAGACCTGGCTGTGGACCGTTCGGCGTTTGACCGTGTCATGCAGGCCGGCGGGTTTATTTCCGTCAAGACCGGGCAGGCCTGCGATACCAACGCTGTTGCTGTGCCCAAGGACAAAGCTGATACGGCCATGGATACCGCCGAGTGCATCGGTTGCGGGGCCTGCGTTGCCGCTTGTCCCAATGCCTCGGCCATGCTCTTCGTGGCTGCCAAGGTTGTGCATTTGAATATTTTGCCCCAGGGCGAAGTGGAAAAAGACCGACGCGCCTTGAACATGGTCAAACAGATGGATGCCGAGGGCTTCGGGAATTGTTCCAACGCCTATCAATGCGAAGCCGCCTGCCCCAAAGAGATCAGCGTTGAACACATCGCCCGCCTCAACAAATACCATCGCCAGGCCACCCGACAAGATTGA